A genomic stretch from Glaciecola nitratireducens FR1064 includes:
- a CDS encoding isovaleryl-CoA dehydrogenase, producing the protein MNAPYPTLNFGLGEDIDMLRDHVYNFAQSEIAPLAQKADEDNMFPNQLWTKFGDMGLLGVTVSEEFGGSNMGYLAHTVAMEEISRASAGVGLSYGAHSNLCVNQLAKNGTQAQKEKYLPKLVSGEHIGALAMSEPNAGSDVVSMKLKAEKVGDKFVLNGNKMWITNGPDAHVFIIYAKTDVTAGARGITAFIVEKGTPGFTQAQKLDKLGMRSSNTCELVFQDCEVPAENIVGELGGGVKVLMSGLDYERLVLSGGPLGIMQACMDVVVPYIHDRKQFGQSIGEFQLVQGKVADMYTQMNAARAYVYAVARSCDRGETTRKDAAGAILYSAELATKMALDAIQLLGGNGYINEYPTGRLLRDAKLYEIGAGTSEIRRMLIGRELFKEST; encoded by the coding sequence ATGAACGCACCCTACCCAACTCTAAACTTCGGTCTCGGTGAAGACATCGATATGCTGCGAGATCACGTTTATAATTTCGCCCAAAGCGAAATTGCTCCATTGGCTCAAAAGGCTGATGAAGACAACATGTTCCCAAACCAACTGTGGACTAAATTTGGTGATATGGGCTTGTTAGGAGTTACCGTAAGCGAAGAGTTTGGCGGTTCAAACATGGGCTATCTTGCGCACACTGTTGCGATGGAAGAAATTTCAAGAGCATCTGCGGGCGTTGGCTTGAGCTACGGAGCACACTCTAATCTATGCGTGAATCAGTTAGCTAAAAACGGTACTCAAGCCCAAAAAGAAAAATACCTACCTAAATTGGTATCCGGTGAACACATTGGCGCATTAGCCATGAGTGAACCGAATGCCGGTTCAGATGTTGTCAGCATGAAATTAAAGGCTGAAAAAGTGGGCGATAAGTTTGTATTAAATGGCAACAAAATGTGGATTACGAATGGGCCTGACGCTCACGTTTTTATCATTTATGCTAAAACAGACGTAACAGCTGGTGCACGTGGCATTACCGCGTTTATCGTAGAAAAAGGCACTCCTGGGTTTACCCAAGCGCAAAAGTTAGACAAGCTTGGTATGCGTTCATCCAATACCTGTGAGTTAGTTTTTCAAGACTGCGAAGTACCAGCCGAGAACATAGTTGGTGAGCTTGGTGGCGGTGTTAAAGTTCTAATGAGTGGCTTGGACTATGAGCGTTTAGTTTTATCAGGCGGTCCATTGGGCATCATGCAGGCGTGCATGGATGTTGTCGTTCCGTATATTCATGATCGTAAGCAATTTGGCCAATCTATTGGTGAGTTCCAATTGGTGCAAGGTAAAGTGGCAGATATGTATACTCAGATGAATGCAGCAAGAGCTTACGTTTATGCTGTAGCACGCTCATGTGATCGCGGCGAAACAACACGCAAAGATGCTGCTGGCGCTATATTGTATAGCGCTGAGTTAGCAACTAAAATGGCGTTAGACGCTATTCAGCTTTTAGGTGGTAATGGTTACATCAATGAATACCCAACCGGACGCCTGTTAAGAGATGCAAAACTTTACGAAATTGGTGCAGGCACCAGTGAAATACGACGCATGTTAATTGGTAGAGAGTTATTTAAAGAATCTACCTAA
- a CDS encoding mechanosensitive ion channel family protein — protein sequence MFVDQYFVYLENTNLQKSVISVCLIILVGVVKSILKRVLVDRGKKLNKNYRSQVNTLNNSLNISLVFFILVLWSSEIQQFALSIAAFMFAIVFATKEFIQCFIGYFYYLSARPFRIGDWIQVQDGVGEVIVADWTKVTMLEVDLHSNSYTGKHLFIPNNQLLLKTVKNLNFLRRYSMNQFTITCEPLIDVIPIIEKLSVSAQKYCEDFADVAERYKNVIEKRMDIDFINVEPNFHIHTNQYAKVCITVDLFCPVEQNLKIQQAITKEFFYLWHQNLKEQEKMSRSEDIKALSVE from the coding sequence ATGTTTGTAGACCAATATTTTGTCTACCTTGAAAATACCAATCTTCAAAAGTCGGTCATCTCGGTTTGCCTCATTATCTTAGTCGGTGTCGTTAAATCAATATTGAAGCGTGTTTTAGTCGACCGCGGTAAAAAACTGAATAAGAACTATCGCTCGCAAGTAAATACCTTAAATAACTCTCTAAATATAAGCCTCGTATTTTTTATTCTGGTGCTCTGGTCTAGTGAAATTCAGCAGTTTGCCCTATCGATTGCAGCATTTATGTTTGCCATCGTATTCGCGACCAAAGAATTTATTCAATGCTTTATCGGGTATTTTTATTACCTTAGTGCAAGACCATTTCGAATTGGAGATTGGATACAGGTGCAAGACGGGGTCGGCGAAGTAATTGTGGCTGACTGGACCAAAGTAACCATGCTGGAAGTTGACCTGCATTCCAACAGTTATACAGGAAAGCATCTTTTTATTCCTAATAATCAGCTACTACTTAAAACGGTTAAAAACCTTAACTTTTTAAGACGCTACAGTATGAATCAGTTCACAATAACATGTGAGCCGCTTATTGACGTTATCCCTATTATCGAAAAGCTTTCAGTCAGCGCGCAAAAATACTGTGAAGACTTTGCCGATGTTGCAGAGCGTTATAAGAATGTTATTGAAAAAAGAATGGACATAGATTTCATTAACGTTGAACCCAACTTTCATATTCATACTAACCAATATGCGAAGGTTTGTATTACGGTTGACCTTTTCTGTCCCGTAGAACAGAACTTAAAAATTCAACAAGCAATCACTAAAGAGTTTTTTTACTTGTGGCATCAGAATCTGAAAGAACAAGAAAAAATGTCGCGCAGTGAAGATATAAAAGCACTATCTGTTGAATAA
- a CDS encoding MerR family transcriptional regulator yields the protein MSQEQQYSIGELSKLFDITARSIRFYEEQGLLVPERQGQSRIYHLKDKVRLKLILRGKRLGFSLAEIKTLFDLYDTNLNSAVQLETMLALTEQKRAVLNQQLSDIQMLMNELDDVEARCKDELIELQRGNNL from the coding sequence GTGTCTCAAGAACAGCAATATTCAATTGGTGAACTATCCAAGTTATTTGATATTACTGCACGCTCTATTCGTTTTTACGAAGAGCAAGGTTTGTTGGTTCCTGAACGTCAAGGACAGAGTCGAATATATCACTTAAAGGATAAAGTTCGCCTTAAGTTAATTCTAAGAGGTAAACGTTTAGGCTTTTCACTAGCCGAAATAAAAACACTTTTTGATTTATATGATACTAACTTAAACAGTGCCGTTCAGCTTGAGACTATGTTGGCATTAACTGAACAAAAACGAGCTGTTTTGAATCAACAACTAAGTGATATTCAAATGCTCATGAATGAATTGGACGACGTGGAAGCACGTTGTAAAGACGAACTAATTGAATTGCAAAGAGGTAATAACCTATGA
- a CDS encoding acetyl/propionyl/methylcrotonyl-CoA carboxylase subunit alpha, whose product MIKKILIANRGEIACRVIKTAKKMGISTVAVYSEADANALHVKHADEAVCIGPAPSKDSYLRGDLILQKAKALNVDAIHPGYGFLSENAQFAKACADQGIIFIGPTIEAIEAMGSKSAAKQIMQEAGVPLVPGYHGDDQNPTLIKQSANDMGYPVLLKATAGGGGKGMRQVWSEQEFDDALAAAKREAMSSFSDDKMLVEKYLTEPRHVEIQVFCDNHKNGVYLFERDCSIQRRHQKVIEEAPAPNMSEALRAQMGEAALTAAFAINYSGAGTVEFLLDTDGSFYFMEMNTRLQVEHPVTEMITGEDLVEWQIRVANNELLPKEQSELSIKGHSFEARIYAEDPNNDFLPATGTLHLLKTPETNANVRVDTGVEQGDEVSIYYDPMIAKLVVWDENREKALSRLESCLQHYAIGGVTTNIDYLRRIAGSTPFKQAQLTTDFIERHNESISTQTSVDVDTYLPAIVLGYLLSEHNQLEGEPEDSPWNIHDSYRSNLAHPELIELLVNDKLYSVSATMNIASVESPKQWTLHINQVEMTVSGSITDDTLTCSLNGVKTASPIMFNDATISLFTSQGMLTAQIQGPDLGEVGEDDHANAVVAPMNGTVVALLVKAGDKVTKGQQLIIVEAMKMEHSIKAPYDGTVAECFFNTGDLVSGGVALIDITKSDTE is encoded by the coding sequence ATGATCAAGAAAATACTGATTGCTAACCGCGGCGAAATCGCCTGCCGAGTCATAAAAACGGCAAAGAAAATGGGCATATCTACGGTTGCAGTATACTCCGAAGCTGATGCTAATGCGCTCCATGTAAAACACGCAGACGAAGCGGTGTGCATAGGTCCGGCGCCATCAAAAGACAGCTACTTGCGCGGCGACCTAATTTTACAAAAAGCCAAAGCATTGAACGTTGACGCCATCCATCCAGGTTACGGCTTTTTGTCTGAAAATGCGCAATTTGCCAAAGCATGTGCTGACCAAGGTATTATCTTTATTGGCCCTACTATAGAAGCCATTGAGGCGATGGGCTCAAAGTCAGCAGCAAAACAAATTATGCAAGAAGCGGGCGTACCACTTGTCCCTGGCTACCACGGCGACGACCAAAACCCCACTTTAATTAAGCAAAGTGCGAATGATATGGGCTATCCCGTTTTGTTAAAAGCGACCGCTGGCGGCGGTGGTAAAGGTATGCGCCAAGTTTGGTCAGAACAAGAATTTGATGACGCATTAGCAGCGGCAAAGCGCGAGGCGATGTCGAGTTTCAGCGACGACAAAATGCTGGTTGAGAAGTACTTGACCGAACCTCGCCATGTTGAAATACAAGTCTTCTGTGACAACCATAAAAACGGTGTTTATTTGTTCGAGCGTGACTGTTCAATACAACGTCGCCATCAAAAAGTGATTGAAGAAGCCCCTGCTCCCAACATGTCTGAAGCTCTCCGAGCTCAAATGGGTGAAGCAGCATTAACCGCAGCCTTCGCTATCAATTATTCTGGCGCTGGTACGGTTGAGTTTCTGCTCGACACCGACGGTAGTTTTTATTTTATGGAGATGAATACACGCCTGCAGGTTGAACATCCGGTAACTGAAATGATTACTGGGGAAGATTTAGTTGAATGGCAAATTCGTGTTGCTAACAATGAGCTGTTACCAAAAGAACAATCCGAACTAAGCATCAAGGGCCATTCATTTGAAGCTCGTATTTATGCTGAAGACCCGAATAATGACTTTTTACCGGCAACAGGCACATTGCATCTTCTCAAAACACCCGAAACAAACGCCAACGTAAGAGTAGACACCGGTGTTGAACAAGGTGATGAGGTTTCTATCTATTACGATCCGATGATAGCAAAATTGGTTGTTTGGGATGAAAATCGTGAGAAGGCACTATCAAGATTAGAAAGCTGTCTGCAGCATTACGCCATTGGTGGCGTTACAACAAACATTGATTACCTTCGCAGAATTGCAGGGTCAACGCCTTTCAAACAGGCCCAATTAACCACCGATTTTATTGAGCGTCATAACGAAAGTATTAGCACTCAAACCAGTGTTGACGTCGACACCTATCTACCGGCTATTGTTTTGGGTTACCTATTGTCTGAACATAATCAACTGGAGGGAGAGCCAGAAGATTCGCCATGGAATATACACGATAGCTATCGCAGCAATTTAGCCCATCCTGAGCTTATTGAGCTGCTGGTTAATGACAAGCTTTATAGCGTTAGTGCCACAATGAACATAGCATCAGTAGAAAGCCCTAAACAATGGACTTTACATATTAATCAAGTCGAGATGACTGTTTCAGGCAGCATCACTGACGACACACTTACCTGTTCATTAAATGGTGTAAAAACAGCCTCTCCTATCATGTTTAATGACGCCACCATTAGTTTATTTACCTCACAAGGTATGCTGACGGCGCAAATTCAAGGCCCTGATTTGGGTGAGGTTGGCGAAGATGATCATGCTAATGCGGTTGTCGCTCCAATGAATGGCACCGTGGTTGCGTTACTAGTGAAAGCCGGCGACAAGGTTACCAAAGGGCAACAGCTCATCATTGTTGAAGCGATGAAAATGGAGCACAGTATTAAAGCCCCCTATGATGGCACCGTTGCAGAATGCTTTTTTAACACTGGAGATCTGGTCAGCGGCGGAGTTGCTTTAATCGACATCACTAAAAGTGACACAGAGTAG
- a CDS encoding carboxyl transferase domain-containing protein: protein MPKITSKINTNSQEFSDNAAHMQAQVDDLNRLVSQLAQGGGEKACKRHTDRGKLLPRERINALIDKNSAFLEISQLAAWEVYDDYVPCAGVIAGIGRVSGIECIIVANDATVKGGTYYPLTVKKHLRAQTIAEQNNLPCIYLVDSGGANLPRQDDVFPDREHFGRIFFNQANLSAQNIPQIAVVMGSCTAGGAYVPAMADESIIVREQGTIFLGGPPLVQAATGEVVTAEELGGGDVHCRTSGVVDHLANNDRHALQIARDAVARLNRSRPVIADKKPAVAPLYETREIYGVIPKDSKKSYDVREVIARVVDGSEFHEFKALYGTTLICGFARIEGFNVGIVANNGILFSESAQKGAHFIELCSQRKIPLVFLQNITGFMVGKQYESGGIAKHGAKMVTAVACAKVPKFTVLIGGSFGAGNYGMCGRAYDPRFLFMWPNARISVMGGEQAAGVLAQVKKDQATRAGEEWTNEQDQAVKKPVIDTYEKQGHPYYASARLWDDGVIDPADTRRVLGLAISASLNKEIEETKFGVFRM, encoded by the coding sequence GTGCCCAAAATTACTTCAAAAATAAATACCAATAGCCAAGAGTTTTCGGACAATGCTGCGCACATGCAAGCGCAAGTTGATGACCTAAACCGTCTTGTTAGCCAACTTGCCCAAGGTGGCGGTGAAAAAGCCTGTAAACGTCACACCGACCGAGGCAAGCTTTTACCGAGAGAACGCATCAATGCATTAATCGACAAAAACAGTGCATTCCTTGAAATCTCTCAGTTAGCTGCTTGGGAGGTTTATGACGATTACGTTCCTTGTGCTGGCGTAATCGCTGGTATCGGCAGAGTTTCAGGCATTGAATGTATTATTGTCGCTAATGACGCAACAGTGAAAGGCGGCACGTACTACCCGCTTACTGTGAAAAAGCATTTACGGGCACAAACAATTGCTGAACAAAACAACCTTCCCTGCATTTACTTAGTCGATTCTGGCGGCGCAAACTTGCCCCGTCAAGATGACGTCTTTCCTGATCGCGAGCATTTTGGTCGAATTTTCTTTAATCAGGCTAACTTGTCTGCGCAAAATATTCCTCAGATAGCGGTAGTAATGGGCTCCTGTACCGCGGGCGGCGCGTATGTTCCAGCAATGGCTGATGAATCGATTATCGTGCGTGAGCAAGGAACAATATTTTTGGGTGGACCTCCGCTGGTGCAGGCTGCGACCGGTGAAGTTGTCACGGCTGAAGAGCTCGGCGGTGGTGATGTGCATTGTCGCACGTCGGGAGTGGTAGATCATCTAGCTAATAATGACCGTCATGCGCTTCAAATCGCTCGAGATGCAGTGGCTCGTCTAAATCGCAGTCGTCCAGTCATAGCGGATAAAAAACCGGCGGTTGCTCCGTTGTATGAGACTCGGGAAATATATGGTGTAATCCCGAAAGACAGCAAAAAATCCTACGATGTGAGAGAGGTAATAGCTCGCGTTGTAGACGGCTCGGAATTTCATGAGTTTAAGGCGCTATATGGTACTACCCTTATTTGCGGTTTCGCTCGTATCGAAGGATTTAATGTCGGTATTGTGGCAAACAACGGTATTTTATTTTCAGAATCGGCACAAAAAGGCGCTCACTTCATAGAGCTATGCTCACAACGTAAAATACCGCTGGTATTTTTACAAAACATTACCGGTTTCATGGTTGGCAAACAATACGAATCCGGCGGTATCGCAAAGCACGGTGCAAAAATGGTGACCGCAGTAGCTTGTGCAAAAGTACCCAAATTCACTGTCCTGATTGGCGGCAGCTTCGGCGCCGGCAACTACGGCATGTGCGGTCGTGCATACGACCCACGCTTCCTGTTCATGTGGCCAAATGCTCGCATATCGGTGATGGGTGGAGAGCAAGCTGCAGGCGTATTGGCTCAAGTGAAAAAAGATCAAGCAACCAGAGCCGGTGAAGAATGGACGAACGAACAGGATCAGGCAGTCAAGAAGCCGGTTATTGATACTTATGAAAAACAGGGACATCCCTACTATGCTTCAGCGCGTTTGTGGGACGATGGTGTCATTGACCCTGCTGACACTAGAAGAGTTCTTGGCTTAGCTATTTCCGCTTCTTTAAATAAAGAAATAGAAGAAACGAAATTCGGTGTATTCAGAATGTAG
- a CDS encoding enoyl-CoA hydratase/isomerase family protein: protein MTEQDAITIDIDNRGVATVTLNRPHIHNAFDDTIIVELINAFESIHQNNDVRVMVLAATGKSFCAGADLNWMKKMASYSYAENRQDAEQLAKLFSTLYNLNKPTIARVQGAVYGGGVGLVACCDIAIGSKLSKFCLSEVKLGLVPATISPYVIEAIGPRLSKRYFMTAEVMSALRARRIGLLSEVVSEEELESSVENVILPLLNNGPSSVAIAKQLVNKISYCAIDEKLIDETSDLIASVRVSDEGQEGLTAFLEKRTPNWKNV, encoded by the coding sequence ATGACAGAACAAGACGCAATTACAATAGACATTGACAATCGAGGCGTTGCTACAGTAACTCTTAATCGTCCACATATTCACAATGCCTTCGATGACACGATTATTGTCGAACTGATCAATGCATTCGAATCTATCCATCAGAATAATGATGTGAGAGTGATGGTTCTCGCTGCAACAGGCAAATCATTTTGTGCTGGTGCTGATTTAAACTGGATGAAAAAAATGGCCAGTTATTCCTATGCTGAAAATCGTCAAGATGCGGAGCAGCTAGCAAAGCTTTTTAGCACGCTATACAACCTCAACAAACCAACCATCGCGCGTGTACAAGGCGCTGTATACGGAGGAGGCGTAGGATTAGTCGCTTGTTGTGATATTGCGATTGGCAGCAAATTAAGCAAATTTTGTTTGAGTGAAGTAAAACTCGGTCTCGTACCCGCGACAATCAGCCCTTATGTTATTGAGGCGATAGGACCAAGATTGTCAAAACGCTACTTTATGACAGCAGAAGTGATGTCTGCGCTCAGAGCGCGACGCATTGGTTTGTTAAGCGAAGTAGTGAGTGAAGAAGAACTCGAGTCAAGTGTCGAGAATGTTATTTTACCCCTTCTCAACAACGGGCCATCGTCTGTTGCTATCGCCAAACAGTTAGTCAACAAAATTAGCTATTGTGCAATTGATGAGAAACTGATTGATGAAACGAGTGATTTAATCGCTAGCGTTCGTGTCTCAGACGAAGGACAAGAAGGCTTAACTGCGTTTTTAGAAAAACGTACACCGAATTGGAAAAACGTATGA
- a CDS encoding thiolase family protein has product MSESIVIVAAKRTPMGGFMGALSAVPSTQLGATAITAAISGIAPTEIDEVIMGCVLPAGLGQAPARQATLGAGLPLSVGATTINKVCGSGMKAIMLAHDLISAGSADVIVAGGMESMSNAPYLLPKARAGYRMGHGQVLDHMMLDGLENAYDGKAMGCFAQDTADAEDITREQMDEFAVSSLSKANKAIADGTFVDEIAPVTVKDRKGEVIVDTDEGPGNAKPEKIPALRPAFKKDGTVTAANSSSISDGAAALVVMTASKAAALGLTPLAKIVAHATNAIKPEDFTVAPVGAIEKVFAKTGWTKDDVDLFEINEAFAMVTMLGVNKLGLDANKVNIKGGACALGHPIGASGARIVVTLLHALNQKGLKKGVAALCIGGGEATAIAVEML; this is encoded by the coding sequence ATGAGTGAATCAATTGTAATAGTTGCAGCAAAGCGAACACCAATGGGTGGTTTTATGGGCGCCTTATCAGCAGTCCCATCGACTCAGTTAGGGGCAACTGCCATTACCGCTGCAATAAGCGGAATTGCTCCCACTGAAATTGATGAAGTTATTATGGGCTGCGTTCTGCCCGCAGGTTTGGGGCAAGCACCAGCACGTCAAGCAACGCTAGGCGCGGGTTTACCTTTGTCGGTCGGTGCGACAACAATTAACAAGGTATGCGGTTCTGGAATGAAAGCCATAATGCTAGCGCATGATTTAATCAGTGCAGGTAGCGCCGACGTTATTGTGGCCGGCGGTATGGAAAGTATGAGTAACGCACCTTATTTACTGCCAAAAGCAAGAGCCGGTTATCGCATGGGGCATGGACAAGTGCTAGATCATATGATGTTGGACGGACTTGAGAATGCGTACGATGGTAAAGCAATGGGTTGCTTCGCCCAAGACACTGCTGACGCGGAAGATATCACACGAGAGCAAATGGATGAATTCGCTGTTAGTTCGTTGTCGAAAGCGAACAAGGCAATTGCAGATGGCACATTCGTTGATGAAATTGCTCCAGTAACCGTAAAAGATCGAAAAGGTGAGGTCATCGTTGATACCGACGAAGGCCCTGGCAACGCAAAACCAGAAAAAATACCTGCGCTACGCCCAGCATTTAAAAAGGACGGTACTGTTACTGCCGCCAATTCTAGCTCCATTTCGGATGGCGCCGCTGCATTAGTTGTTATGACTGCTTCTAAAGCCGCTGCTTTGGGTTTAACACCGTTAGCAAAAATTGTTGCGCATGCAACGAACGCCATAAAGCCCGAAGACTTCACCGTTGCTCCTGTTGGAGCGATCGAGAAAGTGTTCGCTAAAACGGGTTGGACAAAAGACGACGTTGATTTATTCGAGATAAACGAGGCTTTTGCTATGGTTACTATGTTAGGGGTCAATAAACTCGGTTTGGATGCCAATAAAGTTAACATTAAAGGCGGAGCTTGTGCCTTGGGTCATCCAATTGGTGCATCAGGTGCGAGAATTGTGGTTACTCTGCTACACGCATTAAATCAAAAAGGTCTCAAGAAAGGCGTTGCTGCACTCTGCATTGGTGGCGGTGAAGCCACAGCTATCGCTGTAGAAATGCTATAA
- a CDS encoding DUF342 domain-containing protein, whose amino-acid sequence MKGLTLTINKAAKQLIATIDPLLVDDFLQPEAIEAFIHESEYKQFFILNNAIASLCEQSNAAKKSKNSEELHQAVGEIRDASVTVTVSNDQMSVEMTIESPYSGSVPTYEELLALLRQKGVNRGISKKRIKNLLFQASEADSGIEFTGIVAIGLPAKDGKPSRLKSLFPNALDRILQPQEAGNNKVNMRNLGDILCVQAKIAVAKREPPGKGRAGYTVTDSPLSPIEGQWIPIKLGANTSISPQDENIILAEVSGQPKFENDIMNVDNTFQTKGVNVGTGNINYDGAVIVNGDVTESMEVIAKGDITINGFVESATIRAGGDIIITEGAMGKMNEEDCKLHAKGSVFVQHGQGLDIVANKNLNVRKQLAYSRVKCGGIVTIGEPDRPMGNLFASTIQCGSTLYAGTVGAVSGSSLIVDFSESVNTLNARYEAVLTSLKQLRENNFDHQIKLRELHAKHVPNGLLNQLNKIDAVFESEKHLLKWLETVEQDLRQAKIDFEKNARVVAHKELFPGVSIKMNKRHWRSEKEYLKSVVSLEEGKWQHTPLIN is encoded by the coding sequence ATGAAAGGTCTAACGTTAACTATAAACAAAGCCGCTAAACAATTAATAGCGACAATCGATCCTTTATTGGTTGATGACTTTCTGCAACCTGAAGCGATCGAAGCTTTTATTCACGAGTCCGAATATAAACAATTCTTTATCCTAAACAACGCGATAGCCTCACTTTGCGAACAAAGCAACGCAGCTAAGAAATCAAAGAATTCAGAAGAACTGCACCAAGCTGTAGGTGAAATCAGAGACGCTTCGGTCACTGTTACTGTTTCTAACGACCAAATGTCAGTTGAGATGACCATTGAATCGCCCTATTCTGGTTCAGTGCCGACTTACGAAGAGCTGCTTGCTCTTTTGCGCCAAAAAGGCGTTAACAGAGGTATTAGCAAAAAGCGTATAAAGAACTTGCTGTTTCAGGCTTCAGAAGCCGACAGTGGCATCGAGTTTACTGGCATAGTGGCTATTGGTCTTCCAGCAAAGGACGGTAAACCATCGCGTTTGAAATCACTCTTTCCTAACGCCCTAGACCGGATCCTGCAGCCGCAGGAAGCCGGAAATAATAAAGTCAACATGCGGAACTTAGGTGACATTTTATGCGTTCAAGCAAAAATAGCTGTGGCCAAAAGAGAGCCTCCTGGCAAAGGTCGAGCAGGCTACACAGTCACCGATTCTCCATTGAGTCCAATTGAAGGTCAATGGATACCCATAAAGTTAGGCGCGAATACTAGTATTAGCCCTCAAGATGAAAATATTATTTTAGCTGAAGTCAGCGGTCAGCCTAAGTTTGAAAACGACATTATGAACGTTGACAATACTTTTCAGACGAAAGGTGTCAATGTTGGCACCGGTAATATAAATTATGACGGCGCCGTTATAGTGAACGGTGATGTCACAGAGAGTATGGAGGTTATTGCTAAGGGTGATATAACGATCAACGGTTTTGTGGAATCAGCAACCATTAGAGCGGGAGGTGATATTATTATTACCGAAGGCGCAATGGGAAAAATGAATGAGGAAGATTGTAAACTGCATGCAAAAGGCAGTGTATTTGTTCAACATGGACAAGGCCTCGATATCGTAGCAAACAAGAATTTGAACGTACGCAAGCAGCTTGCATATTCACGAGTAAAATGCGGAGGAATTGTCACTATCGGTGAACCTGATCGCCCCATGGGTAATTTATTCGCTAGCACCATTCAGTGTGGCTCTACACTCTATGCAGGTACAGTTGGCGCTGTATCAGGAAGCTCATTAATCGTTGACTTCAGTGAAAGCGTAAACACGCTTAATGCACGATATGAAGCAGTTTTAACGTCTCTAAAGCAGTTACGGGAAAATAATTTCGATCATCAAATCAAGTTGCGTGAGCTACACGCGAAACATGTTCCAAATGGATTACTCAATCAACTGAATAAAATTGATGCGGTTTTCGAGTCAGAAAAACACCTTTTAAAGTGGCTGGAAACCGTTGAGCAGGATTTGCGGCAAGCGAAGATTGATTTTGAAAAAAATGCAAGAGTGGTTGCCCACAAAGAGCTGTTCCCTGGCGTATCTATAAAAATGAATAAACGTCATTGGCGTTCTGAAAAAGAATATTTAAAATCTGTGGTCAGCCTTGAGGAAGGAAAATGGCAACACACCCCGCTCATCAACTAG
- a CDS encoding hydroxymethylglutaryl-CoA lyase: MFNLLPKTVEIVEVGPRDGLQNEKTSLTAQDKIDFINQLSLVGAKRIEAGSFVSPKWVPQMASSDEVIRTIKRAEGTRYSALTPNMKGFDMAMEANTQEVAVFGAASESFSQKNINCSIQESLKRFAPLVEKAKQRGIPVRGYVSCVLGCPYEGDVKVDDVVAVSKALLEMGCYEISLGDTIGVGTPLKTKALIEACLQVIPSNQLAVHFHDTYGQALANILTALQLGIRVIDSSVAGLGGCPYAKGASGNVASEDVVYMLHNMGIETGINLAELIEVGNSISLKLNRKNGSKVGVAAG; the protein is encoded by the coding sequence ATGTTTAATCTACTACCTAAAACGGTCGAAATCGTAGAAGTTGGTCCTCGTGATGGACTTCAAAATGAAAAAACAAGCTTAACGGCGCAAGACAAAATTGATTTTATCAATCAACTTTCTCTTGTTGGTGCTAAACGCATCGAGGCGGGTAGCTTTGTGTCGCCGAAATGGGTGCCGCAAATGGCCTCTTCCGATGAAGTCATAAGGACGATTAAGCGCGCTGAAGGGACACGCTACAGTGCACTCACGCCAAATATGAAAGGCTTTGACATGGCTATGGAGGCTAACACACAGGAAGTCGCGGTTTTCGGCGCTGCCTCTGAAAGCTTTTCACAAAAAAACATTAACTGTAGTATTCAAGAAAGTCTTAAACGTTTTGCTCCCCTCGTAGAGAAAGCAAAACAACGCGGCATTCCCGTTCGAGGCTATGTATCTTGCGTATTAGGTTGCCCATATGAAGGTGATGTAAAGGTTGACGATGTGGTCGCTGTCAGCAAAGCACTATTAGAAATGGGATGCTACGAGATTTCTCTCGGTGATACCATTGGCGTTGGCACACCATTAAAAACCAAAGCTCTTATTGAAGCATGCTTGCAAGTTATTCCGAGCAATCAATTAGCGGTACATTTTCACGACACTTATGGACAAGCACTGGCCAACATTCTAACCGCTCTGCAACTGGGCATACGCGTAATTGATAGTTCAGTTGCGGGTCTTGGTGGCTGTCCTTACGCCAAAGGAGCATCAGGTAATGTTGCATCTGAAGATGTTGTTTATATGCTGCATAATATGGGTATTGAAACCGGTATTAACCTCGCTGAACTCATCGAGGTTGGTAATTCAATATCGCTTAAGCTTAACCGAAAGAACGGTTCAAAAGTGGGCGTTGCTGCTGGGTAA